In Humulus lupulus chromosome 7, drHumLupu1.1, whole genome shotgun sequence, the following are encoded in one genomic region:
- the LOC133792775 gene encoding E3 ubiquitin-protein ligase listerin isoform X2 has protein sequence MGRQKGEGARSKARPSSSSLAASLLPSGSTAAVGFGGYVGRSRLDSSLAGEDSVPFLDIDSEVALHLKRLARKDPTTKLKALSSLSELIKEKPGKDLVTAIPQWAFEYKRLLMDYNREVRRATHDTMTNLVTVVGRDLAPHLKCLMGPWWLSQFDSVFEVAQSAKRSLQAAFPASEKRLDALILCTSEILMYLEECLKLTPKDMSDKAAALDEVEEMHNQIISSSLLALATLLDVLVGVQLERSSSDTESVAAQPKNASRARLVATSFAEKLFAAHNCFSDFLKFQSAAIRSATYSVLRSFVKNVPHIINDGNMKSVAGIILGAFQEKDPACHSSMWDMILLFSKKFPDSWTSLNVQKTILHRFWHFLRKGCFGSQQVSYPALVLFLDYVPPKAVVGENFFLDFFQNCWAGRSLSNSSTADRLSFFAAFKECFLWALHNASRYYDGVDSICHFRVTLIENVLVKILWQNYFSYIGSIEQQYLSKDSGFPLSKTLEASNVHYSISYLQDLKNCIIDILSGIFALEADLLSVFCMEFQKNCLGLFQLPLNIDPANESVERVIQFIILIGQHASQKGETWPLVYVVGPMLAKSFPLIRSLDSPEGVKLLSVAVSVFGPRQIVQELFVHNKEHSFSPDDRVDRMLEAGKFIQIFKDYFVPWCLHGYDRSTSARLDLLLALLDNECFSEQWSAVIMYAINLEDSRTSFEPIDSDQITILALLLEKARHEITKWKKNEDCRHWIAAEQEHWHSEPLESIAIALACSPLTYGTSNSRFLCAVLGGSTEGDLTSFVSRNASILIFDEILKKLLSFILESSFDWVRDAGSMLTARAANSGLESKSSASMKEMSHFALQVLDGSFFCWKTLIEDSELVPGILGAVLVIDWEYSLTKSFDYVAENNETIIEYKARLDFGDSVHAFCCKRNKQFRKGLDINNLQRLWSILIQCIRSFIFNEYKLKTEFITSLCCSWILDFFSCFCQGQLEEQDLLEKLLCENDMWPLWIVPDFSGPEQLVLRKASVSAHDSGHCKFVSFIDKLAFKFGIDKVLTGYRKLELSPSEETTHEEVTARSWLAAEILCTWKWPGGSARDSFLPLLCEYAKNNTSPSKATLLDSIFIILLDGALVHGGCGGLNFVSPWPALNDEVEHIEEPFLRALVSFLSTLFKENIWGASNAIKLFELVVNKLYIGEAINLNCLRILPWLVNVLLQPLCDSRSGKADRDAQHDSSWENRIQDIITGWLQKTIQFPPLVMLETGQGVEDWFQLVISCYPFFAIGGIQELNLGRIISPLERTLLLELFHKQRHGVGTSSISNMPPVVQLLLSKLIVVSVGYCWKEFNDEDWEYVLFQLRRWIQSSVVLMEELAESVDESVTNNFTLDNMDDDLKKLEQIALITDPFPFDIAKNALLSFSLCCGPFGIKQLNDAENINPLGTERWNPIKDRILEGILRLFFCTGIAEAVASSYCHEAASIISSSRFAHLYFWELVASSVVNSSVNARDRAVKSVECWGLSKGPISSLFAILFSSKPVPSLQFAAYVILSIEPVSNLAILEDTTHLDGNINSEEDSRPIDLSTETSVHLKKEIACMIEKFPYEVLEMDLMAQQRVNVFLAWSLLLSYLWSLPSSSPARERLVQYIQSFATPVILDCIFQHIPVDLCISQSTKKKDVELPAGLSEAAIAATRAIGTGSLLFSIESLWPVEPVKLASLAGALYGLMICVLPAYVREWFSCLRDRSTSSSIESFTRAWCSPSLIANELSQIKKNKFSDENFSVSVSKSANEAVATYTKEETGMDLVIRLPVSYPLRPVDVDCTRSLGISDVKQRKWLMSMMSFVRNQNGALAEAIGIWKRNFDKEFEGVEECPICYSVIHTANNSLPRLACKTCKHKFHSACLYKWFSTSHKSTCPLCQSPF, from the exons AAGAGACTTAGCTCCACATCTCAAGTGTTTAATGGGGCCATGGTGGTTGTCTCAATTTGATTCAGTTTTTGAAGTTGCACAATCTGCAAAGAGGTCATTACAG GCAGCTTTTCCAGCATCGGAAAAGAGACTAGATGCTTTAATTCTGTGCACATCAGAGATTCTTATGTATTTAGAAGAGTGTTTAAAGCTCACGCCAAAAGACATGTCTGATAAAGCAGCTGCTTTGGATGAAGTAGAGGAAATGCATAATCAG ATAATATCTTCATCATTGCTGGCATTGGCTACCCTCCTTGATGTCTTGGTCGGTGTTCAATTAGAAAGGTCAAGTTCTGACACTGAGAGTGTAGCTGCTCAACCAAAGAATGCTTCAAGGGCTAGGCTGGTTGCTACCTCCTTTGCTGAGAAGTTGTTTGCTGCTCATAATTGCTTCTCAGACTTCTTAAAATTTCAGAGTGCTGCAATTCGTTCAGCTACATATTCAGTGTTAAGGAGTTTCGTTAAAAATGTTCCTCATATTATTAATGATGGCAATATGAAATCTGTCGCTGGAATAATACTAGGTGCCTTTCAGGAGAAAGATCCTGCTTGTCATTCATCAATGTGGGATATGATTTTGCTATTCTCTAAAAAATTTCCTGATAGTTGGACATCATTAAATGTTCAGAAAACTATTTTACATCGCTTTTGGCATTTTCTTAGAAAAGGGTGCTTTGGATCCCAGCAGGTTTCTTATCCAGCTTTGGTTTTATTCTTAGACTATGTGCCACCGAAAGCAGTAGTTGGGGAGAATTTTTTTCTTGACTTTTTTCAGAACTGCTGGGCAGGAAGGAGCCTTTCCAATTCATCAACTGCCGATAGATTATCATTTTTTGCAGCATTTAAGGAGTGCTTTCTTTGGGCATTGCATAATGCTTCTAG GTATTATGATGGAGTGGATTCAATTTGTCATTTTCGAGTCACACTTATTGAGAACGTTCTGGTAAAGATTTTGTGGCAGAACTATTTTTCCTACATTGGCTCGATTGAACAGCAGTATTTATCTAAGGACAGTGGTTTTCCCTTGAGCAAGACATTAGAAGCATCCAATGTCCATTATTCCATTAGTTATTTGCAAGATTTGAAGAACTGCATAATTGACATCCTCTCGGGTATCTTTGCCTTGGAGGCCGATTTGCTCTCTGTCTTTTGTATGGAATTTCAGAAAAATTGCTTGGGTTTATTTCAACTTCCATTGAACATAGATCCGGCAAATGAAAGTGTAGAACGGGTCattcaatttattattttaataggACAACATGCATCACAGAAAGGTGAAACTTGGCCTCTGGTTTATGTAGTGGGACCAATGTTGGCCAAATCCTTTCCACTGATAAGATCACTT GATTCACCAGAAGGTGTGAAACTTCTCTCAGTTGCTGTTTCTGTATTTGGGCCACGCCAGATTGTGCAAGAACTTTTTGTTCACAATAAAGAGCATTCCTTTAGTCCTGATGATCGGGTGGATAGAATGTTGGAGGCTGGTAAATTTATACAAATATTTAAGGATTATTTTGTTCCCTGGTGTTTACACGGTTATGATAGGTCAACAAGTGCTCGACTCGATCTATTGCTTGCATTGCTTGACAATGAATGTTTTTCCGAGCAGTGGTCTGCTGTTATCATGTATGCTATTAACCTAGAAGATTCTAGAACTTCATTTGAGCCTATAGATTCAGACCAAATAACCATTTTGGCACTACTTCTAGAGAAAGCAAGACATGAAATTACAAAATGGAAGAAGAATGAAGATTGCAGACACTGGATAGCTGCAGAGCAAGAGCACTGGCACTCTGAGCCTCTAGAATCAATTGCTATTGCTTTAGCCTGTTCCCCATTGACCTATGGGACATCTAATTCTCGATTTCTGTG TGCTGTTCTAGGTGGTTCAACTGAAGGCGACCTTACTTCCTTTGTTTCTAGAAATGCATCAATCCTGATTTTTGATGAAATTTTGAAGAAGTTACTTTCTTTTATCCTTGAGTCATCATTTGATTGGGTTAGAGATGCCGGCTCCATGTTAACTGCCCGGGCAGCCAATTCTGGGTTAGAATCTAAGAGTTCTGCTAGCATGAAAGAGATGTCTCATTTTGCTCTTCAAGTACTTGATGGTAGTTTTTTTTGCTGGAAGACACTCATTGAGGATAGTGAGTTAGTGCCAGGAATTTTAGGTGCAGTTTTAGTTATTGATTGGGAGTatagcttgacaaagtcatttgaTTACGTTGCTGAGAATAATGAAACTATTATAGAATATAAGGCCAGGCTGGACTTTGGTGATTCTGTTCATGCCTTTTGCTGTAAGAGAAATAAGCAATTTCGGAAAGGCCTTGACATAAACAATCTGCAGAGATTATGGAGTATCCTGATTCAGTGCATTAGGTCCTTCATCTTTAATGAATATAAATTAAAGACAGAGTTTATCACTTCTTTGTGCTGCTCATGGATACTTGATTTTTTTAGTTGTTTCTGTCAAGGTCAGCTGGAAGAACAAGATCTGTTAGAAAAACTTCTTTGTGAAAATGATATGTGGCCTTTGTGGATTGTTCCTGACTTTAGCGGCCCAGAGCAATTAGTTCTCAGAAAAGCATCTGTTAGTGCTCAT GATTCAGGTCATTGCAAGTTTGTTTCCTTCATTGACAAGCTTGCATTTAAATTTGGGATTGATAAGGTTCTTACCGGTTATAGAAAGCTTGAACTCTCGCCCTCAGAAGAGACAACACATGAAGAAGTTACTGCTCGATCCTGGCTTGCTGCTGAAATATTGTGCACCTGGAAATGGCCTGGAGGCAGTGCTCGAGACTCTTTCTTACCTTTACTGTGTGAATATGCCAAGAATAATACTTCTCCTTCAAAGGCGACCTTGTTAGACTCTATTTTCATCATTTTACTTGATGGTGCTCTTGTGCATGGAGGCTGTGGTGGACTGAATTTTGTCAGTCCATGGCCTGCTTTAAATGATGAAGTAGAGCATATTGAAGAACCTTTTCTGAGAGCTCTTGTATCTTTCCTTTCAACTTTGTTCAAGGAAAATATATGGGGAGCATCCAATGCAATCAAGCTGTTTGAACTGGTTGTTAATAAGCTTTATATTGGTGAAGCAATAAATTTGAACTGTCTGAGGATTCTTCCTTGGCTTGTTAATGTTTTACTTCAGCCACTGTGTGATAGTAGATCTGGTAAAGCTGATAGAGATGCCCAACATGATTCTTCATGGGAAAATCGCATCCAAGACATCATTACTGGTTGGCTCCAAAAAACTATTCAGTTCCCTCCTCTGGTCATGTTGGAAACAGGGCAAG GTGTAGAAGATTGGTTTCAGTTGGTTATAAGTTGTTATCCTTTTTTTGCAATTGGGGGCATACAAGAACTGAATCTGGGGAGAATTATTAGTCCATTGGAGAGGACTCTTTTACTTGAATTGTTCCACAAACAGAGACATGGTGTTGGCACATCAAGTATATCTAATATGCCACCAGTGGTACAGCTGCTGCTATCAAAGCTAATAGTAGTTTCAGTTGGTTATTGCTGGAAAGAATTTAATGACGAAGACTGGGAGTATGTTTTATTTCAATTAAGGCGCTGGATTCAATCATCTGTTGTTCTGATGGAGGAACTTGCTGAGAGTGTGGATGAAAGTGTCACTAACAACTTTACTTTAGATAACATGGATGATGATCTTAAAAAGCTTGAGCAAATTGCTTTAATTACAGACCCTTTTCCATTTGATATTGCTAAAAATGCCCTTCTATCATTTTCTCTATGTTGTGGACCTTTTGGAATTAAACAATTAAATGATGCAGAAAATATAAATCCTCTTGGAACAGAAAGATGGAACCCCATCAAAGATCGGATTCTAGAAGGTATTCTACGATTGTTCTTCTGCACAGGCATTGCTGAAGCTGTTGCAAGTTCCTACTGTCATGAAGCTGCATCTATCATATCTTCATCTCGATTTGCGCACCTCTATTTCTGGGAGTTAGTGGCCTCGAGTGTTGTTAACTCTTCAGTAAATGCTAGAGATAGAGCAGTGAAGTCGGTAGAATGTTGGGGTTTGAGCAAAGGGCCCATTAGCTCTTTATTTGCCATACTTTTTTCTTCCAAACCAGTCCCTTCATTGCAGTTTGCTGCTTATGTTATTCTTTCAATTGAACCTGTTTCAAACCTGGCTATTTTGGAAGACACCACTCACTTAGATGGTAATATTAACAGTGAAGAGGATTCACGCCCTATTGATTTGTCAACGGAAACAAGTGTCCATTTGAAAAAGGAAATAGCTTGCATGATTGAAAAGTTTCCTTATGAGGTCCTTGAAATGGATTTAATGGCACAACAACGG GTAAATGTATTCCTTGCATGGTCTTTGTTGCTGTCGTATTTATGGTCATTACCATCATCATCGCCTGCAAGGGAAAGGCTAGTTCAGTATATACAAAGTTTTGCTACTCCAGTTATATTAGATTGCATCTTCCAGCATATACCTGTAGATCTTTGCATTTCACAGAGTACTAAGAAGAAAGATGTAGAGCTTCCGGCAGGGTTATCAGAAGCTGCAATTGCAGCAACCCGTGCCATCGGAACTGGTTCGTTATTGTTTTCCATAGAGTCTCTTTGGCCTGTTGAACCAGTGAAATTAGCGTCACTTGCTGGAGCATTATATGGTTTGATGATCTGTGTTCTTCCTGCTTATGTTAGAGAATGGTTCAGTTGTTTGCGTGATCGATCTACATCATCTTCAATTGAATCTTTCACGCGGGCATGGTGTAGCCCAAGTCTTATAGCAAATGAGTTGTCACAG ataaagaaaaataaattttcagATGAGAATTTTTCAGTTAGTGTAAGCAAATCAGCAAATGAGGCTGTTGCTACCTATACAAAGGAGGAGACAGGAATGGACCTAGTTATTCGGCTTCCTGTTTCTTACCCATTACGACCTGTAGATGTTGATTGTACAAGGAGCCTAGGGATTAGTGATGTAAAGCAGAGAAAGTGGTTAATGTCTATGATGTCTTTTGTTCGCAATCAG AATGGAGCTTTAGCAGAAGCTATTGGGATCTGGAAGCGAAATTTTGACAAGGAATTTGAAGGTGTTGAGGAGTGTCCTATATGTTACAGTGTCATCCATACTGCAAACAACAGCCTTCCTCGTCTTGCTTGCAAAACTTGCAAGCATAAATTCCATTCTGCTTGcctttacaagtggttctcaacTTCTCATAAATCAACTTGCCCATTGTGCCAGTCTCCCTTTTAA
- the LOC133792775 gene encoding E3 ubiquitin-protein ligase listerin isoform X1, translating into MGRQKGEGARSKARPSSSSLAASLLPSGSTAAVGFGGYVGRSRLDSSLAGEDSVPFLDIDSEVALHLKRLARKDPTTKQLKALSSLSELIKEKPGKDLVTAIPQWAFEYKRLLMDYNREVRRATHDTMTNLVTVVGRDLAPHLKCLMGPWWLSQFDSVFEVAQSAKRSLQAAFPASEKRLDALILCTSEILMYLEECLKLTPKDMSDKAAALDEVEEMHNQIISSSLLALATLLDVLVGVQLERSSSDTESVAAQPKNASRARLVATSFAEKLFAAHNCFSDFLKFQSAAIRSATYSVLRSFVKNVPHIINDGNMKSVAGIILGAFQEKDPACHSSMWDMILLFSKKFPDSWTSLNVQKTILHRFWHFLRKGCFGSQQVSYPALVLFLDYVPPKAVVGENFFLDFFQNCWAGRSLSNSSTADRLSFFAAFKECFLWALHNASRYYDGVDSICHFRVTLIENVLVKILWQNYFSYIGSIEQQYLSKDSGFPLSKTLEASNVHYSISYLQDLKNCIIDILSGIFALEADLLSVFCMEFQKNCLGLFQLPLNIDPANESVERVIQFIILIGQHASQKGETWPLVYVVGPMLAKSFPLIRSLDSPEGVKLLSVAVSVFGPRQIVQELFVHNKEHSFSPDDRVDRMLEAGKFIQIFKDYFVPWCLHGYDRSTSARLDLLLALLDNECFSEQWSAVIMYAINLEDSRTSFEPIDSDQITILALLLEKARHEITKWKKNEDCRHWIAAEQEHWHSEPLESIAIALACSPLTYGTSNSRFLCAVLGGSTEGDLTSFVSRNASILIFDEILKKLLSFILESSFDWVRDAGSMLTARAANSGLESKSSASMKEMSHFALQVLDGSFFCWKTLIEDSELVPGILGAVLVIDWEYSLTKSFDYVAENNETIIEYKARLDFGDSVHAFCCKRNKQFRKGLDINNLQRLWSILIQCIRSFIFNEYKLKTEFITSLCCSWILDFFSCFCQGQLEEQDLLEKLLCENDMWPLWIVPDFSGPEQLVLRKASVSAHDSGHCKFVSFIDKLAFKFGIDKVLTGYRKLELSPSEETTHEEVTARSWLAAEILCTWKWPGGSARDSFLPLLCEYAKNNTSPSKATLLDSIFIILLDGALVHGGCGGLNFVSPWPALNDEVEHIEEPFLRALVSFLSTLFKENIWGASNAIKLFELVVNKLYIGEAINLNCLRILPWLVNVLLQPLCDSRSGKADRDAQHDSSWENRIQDIITGWLQKTIQFPPLVMLETGQGVEDWFQLVISCYPFFAIGGIQELNLGRIISPLERTLLLELFHKQRHGVGTSSISNMPPVVQLLLSKLIVVSVGYCWKEFNDEDWEYVLFQLRRWIQSSVVLMEELAESVDESVTNNFTLDNMDDDLKKLEQIALITDPFPFDIAKNALLSFSLCCGPFGIKQLNDAENINPLGTERWNPIKDRILEGILRLFFCTGIAEAVASSYCHEAASIISSSRFAHLYFWELVASSVVNSSVNARDRAVKSVECWGLSKGPISSLFAILFSSKPVPSLQFAAYVILSIEPVSNLAILEDTTHLDGNINSEEDSRPIDLSTETSVHLKKEIACMIEKFPYEVLEMDLMAQQRVNVFLAWSLLLSYLWSLPSSSPARERLVQYIQSFATPVILDCIFQHIPVDLCISQSTKKKDVELPAGLSEAAIAATRAIGTGSLLFSIESLWPVEPVKLASLAGALYGLMICVLPAYVREWFSCLRDRSTSSSIESFTRAWCSPSLIANELSQIKKNKFSDENFSVSVSKSANEAVATYTKEETGMDLVIRLPVSYPLRPVDVDCTRSLGISDVKQRKWLMSMMSFVRNQNGALAEAIGIWKRNFDKEFEGVEECPICYSVIHTANNSLPRLACKTCKHKFHSACLYKWFSTSHKSTCPLCQSPF; encoded by the exons AAGAGACTTAGCTCCACATCTCAAGTGTTTAATGGGGCCATGGTGGTTGTCTCAATTTGATTCAGTTTTTGAAGTTGCACAATCTGCAAAGAGGTCATTACAG GCAGCTTTTCCAGCATCGGAAAAGAGACTAGATGCTTTAATTCTGTGCACATCAGAGATTCTTATGTATTTAGAAGAGTGTTTAAAGCTCACGCCAAAAGACATGTCTGATAAAGCAGCTGCTTTGGATGAAGTAGAGGAAATGCATAATCAG ATAATATCTTCATCATTGCTGGCATTGGCTACCCTCCTTGATGTCTTGGTCGGTGTTCAATTAGAAAGGTCAAGTTCTGACACTGAGAGTGTAGCTGCTCAACCAAAGAATGCTTCAAGGGCTAGGCTGGTTGCTACCTCCTTTGCTGAGAAGTTGTTTGCTGCTCATAATTGCTTCTCAGACTTCTTAAAATTTCAGAGTGCTGCAATTCGTTCAGCTACATATTCAGTGTTAAGGAGTTTCGTTAAAAATGTTCCTCATATTATTAATGATGGCAATATGAAATCTGTCGCTGGAATAATACTAGGTGCCTTTCAGGAGAAAGATCCTGCTTGTCATTCATCAATGTGGGATATGATTTTGCTATTCTCTAAAAAATTTCCTGATAGTTGGACATCATTAAATGTTCAGAAAACTATTTTACATCGCTTTTGGCATTTTCTTAGAAAAGGGTGCTTTGGATCCCAGCAGGTTTCTTATCCAGCTTTGGTTTTATTCTTAGACTATGTGCCACCGAAAGCAGTAGTTGGGGAGAATTTTTTTCTTGACTTTTTTCAGAACTGCTGGGCAGGAAGGAGCCTTTCCAATTCATCAACTGCCGATAGATTATCATTTTTTGCAGCATTTAAGGAGTGCTTTCTTTGGGCATTGCATAATGCTTCTAG GTATTATGATGGAGTGGATTCAATTTGTCATTTTCGAGTCACACTTATTGAGAACGTTCTGGTAAAGATTTTGTGGCAGAACTATTTTTCCTACATTGGCTCGATTGAACAGCAGTATTTATCTAAGGACAGTGGTTTTCCCTTGAGCAAGACATTAGAAGCATCCAATGTCCATTATTCCATTAGTTATTTGCAAGATTTGAAGAACTGCATAATTGACATCCTCTCGGGTATCTTTGCCTTGGAGGCCGATTTGCTCTCTGTCTTTTGTATGGAATTTCAGAAAAATTGCTTGGGTTTATTTCAACTTCCATTGAACATAGATCCGGCAAATGAAAGTGTAGAACGGGTCattcaatttattattttaataggACAACATGCATCACAGAAAGGTGAAACTTGGCCTCTGGTTTATGTAGTGGGACCAATGTTGGCCAAATCCTTTCCACTGATAAGATCACTT GATTCACCAGAAGGTGTGAAACTTCTCTCAGTTGCTGTTTCTGTATTTGGGCCACGCCAGATTGTGCAAGAACTTTTTGTTCACAATAAAGAGCATTCCTTTAGTCCTGATGATCGGGTGGATAGAATGTTGGAGGCTGGTAAATTTATACAAATATTTAAGGATTATTTTGTTCCCTGGTGTTTACACGGTTATGATAGGTCAACAAGTGCTCGACTCGATCTATTGCTTGCATTGCTTGACAATGAATGTTTTTCCGAGCAGTGGTCTGCTGTTATCATGTATGCTATTAACCTAGAAGATTCTAGAACTTCATTTGAGCCTATAGATTCAGACCAAATAACCATTTTGGCACTACTTCTAGAGAAAGCAAGACATGAAATTACAAAATGGAAGAAGAATGAAGATTGCAGACACTGGATAGCTGCAGAGCAAGAGCACTGGCACTCTGAGCCTCTAGAATCAATTGCTATTGCTTTAGCCTGTTCCCCATTGACCTATGGGACATCTAATTCTCGATTTCTGTG TGCTGTTCTAGGTGGTTCAACTGAAGGCGACCTTACTTCCTTTGTTTCTAGAAATGCATCAATCCTGATTTTTGATGAAATTTTGAAGAAGTTACTTTCTTTTATCCTTGAGTCATCATTTGATTGGGTTAGAGATGCCGGCTCCATGTTAACTGCCCGGGCAGCCAATTCTGGGTTAGAATCTAAGAGTTCTGCTAGCATGAAAGAGATGTCTCATTTTGCTCTTCAAGTACTTGATGGTAGTTTTTTTTGCTGGAAGACACTCATTGAGGATAGTGAGTTAGTGCCAGGAATTTTAGGTGCAGTTTTAGTTATTGATTGGGAGTatagcttgacaaagtcatttgaTTACGTTGCTGAGAATAATGAAACTATTATAGAATATAAGGCCAGGCTGGACTTTGGTGATTCTGTTCATGCCTTTTGCTGTAAGAGAAATAAGCAATTTCGGAAAGGCCTTGACATAAACAATCTGCAGAGATTATGGAGTATCCTGATTCAGTGCATTAGGTCCTTCATCTTTAATGAATATAAATTAAAGACAGAGTTTATCACTTCTTTGTGCTGCTCATGGATACTTGATTTTTTTAGTTGTTTCTGTCAAGGTCAGCTGGAAGAACAAGATCTGTTAGAAAAACTTCTTTGTGAAAATGATATGTGGCCTTTGTGGATTGTTCCTGACTTTAGCGGCCCAGAGCAATTAGTTCTCAGAAAAGCATCTGTTAGTGCTCAT GATTCAGGTCATTGCAAGTTTGTTTCCTTCATTGACAAGCTTGCATTTAAATTTGGGATTGATAAGGTTCTTACCGGTTATAGAAAGCTTGAACTCTCGCCCTCAGAAGAGACAACACATGAAGAAGTTACTGCTCGATCCTGGCTTGCTGCTGAAATATTGTGCACCTGGAAATGGCCTGGAGGCAGTGCTCGAGACTCTTTCTTACCTTTACTGTGTGAATATGCCAAGAATAATACTTCTCCTTCAAAGGCGACCTTGTTAGACTCTATTTTCATCATTTTACTTGATGGTGCTCTTGTGCATGGAGGCTGTGGTGGACTGAATTTTGTCAGTCCATGGCCTGCTTTAAATGATGAAGTAGAGCATATTGAAGAACCTTTTCTGAGAGCTCTTGTATCTTTCCTTTCAACTTTGTTCAAGGAAAATATATGGGGAGCATCCAATGCAATCAAGCTGTTTGAACTGGTTGTTAATAAGCTTTATATTGGTGAAGCAATAAATTTGAACTGTCTGAGGATTCTTCCTTGGCTTGTTAATGTTTTACTTCAGCCACTGTGTGATAGTAGATCTGGTAAAGCTGATAGAGATGCCCAACATGATTCTTCATGGGAAAATCGCATCCAAGACATCATTACTGGTTGGCTCCAAAAAACTATTCAGTTCCCTCCTCTGGTCATGTTGGAAACAGGGCAAG GTGTAGAAGATTGGTTTCAGTTGGTTATAAGTTGTTATCCTTTTTTTGCAATTGGGGGCATACAAGAACTGAATCTGGGGAGAATTATTAGTCCATTGGAGAGGACTCTTTTACTTGAATTGTTCCACAAACAGAGACATGGTGTTGGCACATCAAGTATATCTAATATGCCACCAGTGGTACAGCTGCTGCTATCAAAGCTAATAGTAGTTTCAGTTGGTTATTGCTGGAAAGAATTTAATGACGAAGACTGGGAGTATGTTTTATTTCAATTAAGGCGCTGGATTCAATCATCTGTTGTTCTGATGGAGGAACTTGCTGAGAGTGTGGATGAAAGTGTCACTAACAACTTTACTTTAGATAACATGGATGATGATCTTAAAAAGCTTGAGCAAATTGCTTTAATTACAGACCCTTTTCCATTTGATATTGCTAAAAATGCCCTTCTATCATTTTCTCTATGTTGTGGACCTTTTGGAATTAAACAATTAAATGATGCAGAAAATATAAATCCTCTTGGAACAGAAAGATGGAACCCCATCAAAGATCGGATTCTAGAAGGTATTCTACGATTGTTCTTCTGCACAGGCATTGCTGAAGCTGTTGCAAGTTCCTACTGTCATGAAGCTGCATCTATCATATCTTCATCTCGATTTGCGCACCTCTATTTCTGGGAGTTAGTGGCCTCGAGTGTTGTTAACTCTTCAGTAAATGCTAGAGATAGAGCAGTGAAGTCGGTAGAATGTTGGGGTTTGAGCAAAGGGCCCATTAGCTCTTTATTTGCCATACTTTTTTCTTCCAAACCAGTCCCTTCATTGCAGTTTGCTGCTTATGTTATTCTTTCAATTGAACCTGTTTCAAACCTGGCTATTTTGGAAGACACCACTCACTTAGATGGTAATATTAACAGTGAAGAGGATTCACGCCCTATTGATTTGTCAACGGAAACAAGTGTCCATTTGAAAAAGGAAATAGCTTGCATGATTGAAAAGTTTCCTTATGAGGTCCTTGAAATGGATTTAATGGCACAACAACGG GTAAATGTATTCCTTGCATGGTCTTTGTTGCTGTCGTATTTATGGTCATTACCATCATCATCGCCTGCAAGGGAAAGGCTAGTTCAGTATATACAAAGTTTTGCTACTCCAGTTATATTAGATTGCATCTTCCAGCATATACCTGTAGATCTTTGCATTTCACAGAGTACTAAGAAGAAAGATGTAGAGCTTCCGGCAGGGTTATCAGAAGCTGCAATTGCAGCAACCCGTGCCATCGGAACTGGTTCGTTATTGTTTTCCATAGAGTCTCTTTGGCCTGTTGAACCAGTGAAATTAGCGTCACTTGCTGGAGCATTATATGGTTTGATGATCTGTGTTCTTCCTGCTTATGTTAGAGAATGGTTCAGTTGTTTGCGTGATCGATCTACATCATCTTCAATTGAATCTTTCACGCGGGCATGGTGTAGCCCAAGTCTTATAGCAAATGAGTTGTCACAG ataaagaaaaataaattttcagATGAGAATTTTTCAGTTAGTGTAAGCAAATCAGCAAATGAGGCTGTTGCTACCTATACAAAGGAGGAGACAGGAATGGACCTAGTTATTCGGCTTCCTGTTTCTTACCCATTACGACCTGTAGATGTTGATTGTACAAGGAGCCTAGGGATTAGTGATGTAAAGCAGAGAAAGTGGTTAATGTCTATGATGTCTTTTGTTCGCAATCAG AATGGAGCTTTAGCAGAAGCTATTGGGATCTGGAAGCGAAATTTTGACAAGGAATTTGAAGGTGTTGAGGAGTGTCCTATATGTTACAGTGTCATCCATACTGCAAACAACAGCCTTCCTCGTCTTGCTTGCAAAACTTGCAAGCATAAATTCCATTCTGCTTGcctttacaagtggttctcaacTTCTCATAAATCAACTTGCCCATTGTGCCAGTCTCCCTTTTAA